The genome window TATCAGATCAAGCAGTTCTTTCTTATTGATGGTAAGCGTTCCGCCGGCAACTCCAGTTTCGTTGCCGAACACCAGTTTGTTTACAAAGACTCTGTGGAGTTCAAGCCTCAATGATGTCCCTCCTTTCCAAAAAACACTCGTTACCTCAGGCGATCATTTCTTCGATCTTCGCGGTAATTTTTTCGGGAGTCGCGTCCGCGCCTCCAAGGCGCGCCACCTCGACTCCGCCCTTCCAGAAAAGAATCGTCGGCAGGCTCATCACTTTAAAGTTGATGGCCACACGCTTGTTCTGGGACGTATCGACCTTGCAGAACTTGGCCTTTCCGTCATATTTTCCGGCAATTTCAGTAAATTTGGGCATCAGGGCCATGCAGGGACCACAGGAGGGACCCCAAAAATCCACCACCACCGGCAACGCGCTTTCCTTCACTTCAACATCGCAATTTTCCTTTGTCAGTTCCACCATTTTTTTCACCTCCCTTCACTTGCTTTTCAGGCTCCGACGCCGGGTCGGGCGCCCAAAATTTCAAACTCCGTCAGGCCGCGCCAAAAACGGAGCTCAGTTTCTGAGGTTTCAGCAACTGGCCGTATCTTTCAAGACTTTCCCGCATCAGCTCGAAGTCGACAAAAGCGTAATCCTCGCGCAGGGTTTCCGGCAGCAACGCCGGCAAAGCCAGACGTTCCTCGCAGCTTCGGTAGACAAGAACAGCATTTTCGATGATGGAAATTGATTCGAGATCAATGGGAAACCCGGATTTATCGCGAGCCGGATTTTCCTCTGTCAGGACGGAACGATACGGTTGCTGATAAGGACGAAGATTGCCGCACAGAGGATGTGTCAGCAGTTTACCGCCGCGATGCAGGGAATCACGGACATCAAGCAGAACATGCAAGGCCGATCCCTCTATAAAACGTCCCGACGAAACAAACCGATATAAAAACGGATTGTTTGTTACGACGACACATTTCTGCATCGCACAGCCCTCCCCTTGGACACTTTTCCCTCTGTCACGGCAGATTTTTTCTGTCCAGTCCCGAGAAATCAGCCGCTTCAGAGACCTGTCCGGATACGATCCTTTTGCCTGAGAGTTTCCTTTTGCACCACCCCGGAGATTTTTGCAGCTGGTTGAATGGCTTCAAACTTGCCCCTTCGGCGCTTTTGTTTCGTTTTCGTCCTGCTTCACCCTCGAAATACAAATCAAAAGTCTCTCTCGTATCCTTCTTTCAGGGATCGTGATTAATTATAACGTATAGACCTGGAGATTCGTCAAGGTAGAAATACTGTCCTTCTTTTCTGTAAATTCATATTGTAAAGTCTGTATAAAAACAGGACTCCAACATCACGGTGACGTCAGAGTCCTGTTACAGGCCTTTCAGAGACATTACAAAATATTAGAAGGTCAGTTCAGAGACGTTTCTTTCCCTTCGAAAATTTTGAGAATGCTTCCTTCTTCCACAATATCTTTACGGGCCGCCTTGAACTCCGCCAGATGGGACGATTTCAAGTGA of Synergistaceae bacterium contains these proteins:
- a CDS encoding thioredoxin encodes the protein MVELTKENCDVEVKESALPVVVDFWGPSCGPCMALMPKFTEIAGKYDGKAKFCKVDTSQNKRVAINFKVMSLPTILFWKGGVEVARLGGADATPEKITAKIEEMIA
- a CDS encoding GrdX family protein; amino-acid sequence: MQKCVVVTNNPFLYRFVSSGRFIEGSALHVLLDVRDSLHRGGKLLTHPLCGNLRPYQQPYRSVLTEENPARDKSGFPIDLESISIIENAVLVYRSCEERLALPALLPETLREDYAFVDFELMRESLERYGQLLKPQKLSSVFGAA